The bacterium nucleotide sequence CGCCTCCACTTGCTTAATCTCCTGAGGACGAGCTCCTGTCTTAAGCATTAAAAGGTTTTCCTTAGCAGCGTTTAAAGTCGCCTCTGCTTGCTGTAGGGAATATTGAAATTGCTGTTTTTGGAGCTCGTAAGCTGTGCGGGCTTGGTCATAGCGGGTTTGAGCGCTTTGCAGAACCGCTTTCGCCTGATTAACTTGATTTATAATATCAGATGTATCTATCTGAGCCAGCAATTGCCCTTTATTAACGAAATCTCCTTCCTTGACTAAAACCTTAATTACCCTGCCCGCTACTTTGCTGGCTACCTTCGTCTGCAGGATAGCGGATATGGAACCGGGCAGGCTAATAGTATCATTTGCTTCAAGAACTTTTGCCCTATAAACATCTACAGGATATTCCATAGCGCCGACAACCATTCCTTTAGCCTTTTGGGCACGCATTATGGAAATGCGATGGATGGTTGCCCAAATAACCGCTAAAATCACCAACACCAAAACGATGATAATTGCTCTTTTTAAAGTCTTCATACTCATCTCGCCTCCGTTATCTCTCCTATTGCTTTATCAAGGTTTATTTTCGCAATATGAAAATCAAAAAGCGCATTCACATAATTCACTTCCGCTTGGGTTAAAGCCGCTTGCGTATCCAATAGCTCAACCTGAGTGGACACACCGGCTTGATACCTGACCTCAGCAAGCCTATAGGCTTCCCTCGCTTGTTCCAGGGTCTTCGTTGCTACTTCCAGCTTTGCTTTGGCATTTTCCAAATTCACATAGGCATTCTTCACTTCCAGCTTAACGCCGTCCTCCAATTGAGCGAGGTTAGCCTTAAGGGTTTCTATGGTAGCTTGGATACTTTTCTGTTTCGCCTTGTTGAGACCACTATCAAAAGGGGTGGCAGAAAGGGATAGGACTATGTTCCAGCTGAATTCCCTTGGTGAAAACGATGTAGTTGGATGTTGCCAATTGTATGAGAAACCAAGGGTCAAATCTGGATAATTTTCCCTCTTCGTCAAGCGGAGGGTTTCCTCCGCTATCTCTATCCCCAATTTCAAAGCAGCGATTTCCTTCCTATTTTGCATGGCTTTCTTTATACAATCCTCAAGCGATAATGTGGGCTCTTCGGGAGCTTTAACCTCGTCATGGAGTTCTATTGGAGTAGTGGGGTCAACTCCCATAGTGTTAAGGAGAGCGGATTTAGCCACTTCATAGGCATTTTGGACGCTGAGAAGTTGCTGTCTTATATTCGCCAAGTTGACTTCCGCTCTGAGGACATCAAACTGGGGAACGGTGCCCGCCTCGTAAGCTGCCTTAGCTACCCTTAAATGTTCCTCCGCCGCCTTTAAGGTCGTTTCAAATATAGCGATGCTCTTCTTCGCCTGAAGAGCTTGGAGGAAGGCTCTTTTAGTAGTGGTTATGACATCCTCTCTCGTTCTCTCATAATCTATCTCTGCCTGGTCTATTGAGAGGGAAGCGGCTTTTTCTCTAAGGGAAATCTTCTTGCTTATATCAATTGGGTGGAAAATGCCGAGGGACGCTTTGTAGGAATATAGCTCTCCAATTGTGATTTGAGTGGGTGGCATATTGGGAATAAAGGAAGGCATTGTTATCGTTGTCTTTTTATCTATGCGGAGGGCGGAGGCACTCAGGGAAGAGAAAATCTTCTTGCCTGCTTTCGCCATCTCCCAATTGCTTCTCGCACTCAGCAATTTTTCCTCGGCAACTTTTATCTGCTTATTGTTCTGCAAAGCTATTTTAACTGCCTCATCCAAGGTTAAGGGATTGGGAATAGTAGCGAGGTATGATAAAATCAGGAAAAGTTTCTTCCATCTTTTCACTTTTCCATCAGCTCCTTCAACATCTGGGTCAAGCGATGCAATTCATTTAAAGCGGATGGAAGGATTAGAAAAATCCCGGTGTTCAGCGGGTTTACGAAAACCAGCATTTTATCCCCTGTCTTTAAACCCAGCCTTTGTCTTGCCTCCGCTGGGATTACGATTTGTCCCCTTTCTCCTACGGAGACGGAACCTATAAAACATTTCCGAATGACCTCATTGCTGTTTTTGAAAACCTCCAATTTAAAACATCTCCTTTCAATTCGGTTTTTTTATTATAATTCTATCGTACATTTCAGATAAGTCAAATTATTCCTATTTGACTTACCCTTCATCTTTACTATAATTTTAGATTGAGGTGAAATCAATATGAATCTCTACGAGTTCAGCGTTAAGCGACCCATCACGATATTGATGGTTATAATCGCCGTCTTTCTTTTGGGTTTCGTTTCCCTCTCCCGCCTCAAAATAGACCTCCTC carries:
- a CDS encoding TolC family protein; the encoded protein is MKRWKKLFLILSYLATIPNPLTLDEAVKIALQNNKQIKVAEEKLLSARSNWEMAKAGKKIFSSLSASALRIDKKTTITMPSFIPNMPPTQITIGELYSYKASLGIFHPIDISKKISLREKAASLSIDQAEIDYERTREDVITTTKRAFLQALQAKKSIAIFETTLKAAEEHLRVAKAAYEAGTVPQFDVLRAEVNLANIRQQLLSVQNAYEVAKSALLNTMGVDPTTPIELHDEVKAPEEPTLSLEDCIKKAMQNRKEIAALKLGIEIAEETLRLTKRENYPDLTLGFSYNWQHPTTSFSPREFSWNIVLSLSATPFDSGLNKAKQKSIQATIETLKANLAQLEDGVKLEVKNAYVNLENAKAKLEVATKTLEQAREAYRLAEVRYQAGVSTQVELLDTQAALTQAEVNYVNALFDFHIAKINLDKAIGEITEAR
- a CDS encoding AbrB/MazE/SpoVT family DNA-binding domain-containing protein; the encoded protein is MRKCFIGSVSVGERGQIVIPAEARQRLGLKTGDKMLVFVNPLNTGIFLILPSALNELHRLTQMLKELMEK